One genomic region from Sphingobacterium multivorum encodes:
- a CDS encoding LytR/AlgR family response regulator transcription factor: protein MKVYILEDEHNIYLYIKSLLDAIPYVQIVGYSPSIAQAERELLESNPDLILADIQLKDGSSLSFLSELKLDINTIFITAFNQYAIEALNIGAIAYLLKPLVPEQFMEAIEKCYKKNTEFKFNSMQLSMAESYLKSPSRPRKIALRTFEYTQIVNIDDILYCHGDKGYTTFYIKDNKPMMVSKVLKHFETMLPESEFIRCHQSYLINANYIKKYFKDGQIEMSDGKMIPVATRKKDVIQQFLNDI from the coding sequence ATGAAAGTTTATATTCTTGAAGACGAGCATAACATCTATCTGTATATTAAGTCTCTGTTAGATGCGATACCCTATGTTCAGATAGTAGGTTATAGTCCCTCTATTGCCCAGGCAGAACGTGAATTGCTTGAATCTAATCCAGATCTTATTTTAGCCGATATTCAATTGAAAGACGGATCCAGTTTATCCTTCCTTTCAGAACTGAAATTGGACATTAATACCATCTTTATAACAGCATTTAACCAGTATGCCATAGAAGCCCTAAATATAGGTGCCATTGCGTATTTATTAAAGCCATTAGTCCCAGAACAATTTATGGAAGCTATTGAAAAATGTTATAAAAAAAATACGGAATTTAAGTTCAATAGCATGCAATTAAGCATGGCCGAAAGTTATCTGAAATCTCCAAGTAGACCTCGTAAGATAGCGCTTCGTACATTTGAATATACCCAGATCGTGAATATTGATGATATTCTTTATTGTCATGGAGATAAAGGGTATACTACATTTTATATCAAAGACAATAAACCGATGATGGTTTCAAAAGTCCTTAAACATTTTGAAACGATGCTTCCTGAATCTGAATTTATTCGTTGTCATCAATCTTATTTAATCAATGCCAATTATATTAAAAAATATTTCAAGGATGGCCAAATAGAAATGTCTGATGGTAAAATGATTCCTGTTGCGACCAGAAAAAAAGATGTCATCCAACAGTTCTTGAATGATATATAA
- a CDS encoding ImuA family protein: MMLDDKQALISKLKKDLLSWQGVVQSLNDECAIDLGPLEKAFPNGIFPKGVIHEFVSFSRMDSAASCGFIGALLGKLMQNDGICIWIGSIQTVFPAAIKSFGVDPASIVFVSMKRERDVLWAMEEALKCHGITAVLAEIHQLDFIQSRRLQLAVEKSRVTGFILQHNPKTLLATSCAARWKVTSLPSQSDDGLPGIGYPCWEVELLKVRNGNPAKGQIIWSPQGFRTFLKKDVQITDWTYNYQNLG; the protein is encoded by the coding sequence ATGATGTTAGATGATAAACAAGCTTTGATTAGCAAACTTAAAAAAGACTTACTGTCGTGGCAGGGAGTAGTTCAAAGTTTGAATGATGAATGCGCTATAGATTTGGGGCCTTTGGAAAAAGCTTTTCCAAATGGAATCTTTCCCAAGGGTGTTATACATGAATTTGTTAGCTTCAGCCGCATGGATAGTGCTGCTTCCTGTGGATTTATTGGTGCTTTGCTTGGAAAACTGATGCAAAATGATGGGATTTGTATTTGGATAGGCTCTATTCAAACGGTATTTCCTGCTGCTATCAAATCATTTGGAGTTGATCCGGCCTCAATTGTTTTTGTCTCCATGAAACGGGAAAGAGATGTTTTATGGGCAATGGAAGAAGCGTTGAAATGCCATGGCATAACAGCCGTATTGGCTGAAATACATCAGCTGGATTTTATTCAGTCAAGGCGCCTTCAACTTGCCGTAGAAAAAAGCCGGGTGACAGGATTTATACTTCAACATAACCCCAAGACCTTGTTGGCGACGAGTTGTGCTGCACGTTGGAAGGTTACTTCTTTACCTAGTCAATCGGATGATGGATTACCTGGTATTGGTTACCCCTGTTGGGAAGTAGAGCTGCTTAAGGTAAGAAATGGTAATCCAGCCAAAGGACAAATTATCTGGTCTCCACAAGGATTTAGAACATTCCTCAAAAAAGATGTGCAGATCACAGATTGGACCTATAATTATCAAAATTTAGGCTAG
- the lgt gene encoding prolipoprotein diacylglyceryl transferase gives MVNNLIFTYINWTIDSDIFVIPLIEHPIRWYGLFWLLGIVLCYKILGSLFKKEGRPPEFLDQLTIYIIFGTIIGARLGHVLFYDPGYYLNNPLKILAIWEGGLASHGGGIGILIAIYLFAKKQQLPFLWVADRIALVVPLAGVCIRLGNLMNSEMIGTASSLPWAFVFTHIDTIPRHPAQFYEALFCLLLFVLLYRLWKENNLRRNNGNYFALLLVLLFSFRFLDEFLKINQEHFEDSLFINMGQLLSIPFILIGAGVFIFNRFQEKNTKLK, from the coding sequence ATGGTAAATAATCTAATCTTTACTTACATAAACTGGACTATAGATAGTGATATCTTTGTTATTCCACTTATTGAACACCCTATTCGCTGGTACGGACTATTTTGGTTATTGGGTATTGTATTATGTTATAAGATATTAGGATCATTATTTAAGAAAGAAGGTCGGCCACCCGAGTTTTTAGATCAACTAACCATTTATATTATTTTTGGTACTATCATTGGCGCTAGACTAGGGCATGTATTATTTTACGATCCCGGTTATTACCTCAATAATCCCTTAAAAATATTAGCCATATGGGAAGGTGGGCTGGCAAGCCACGGTGGCGGTATAGGCATACTAATCGCTATCTATTTATTTGCAAAAAAACAGCAACTTCCTTTTCTCTGGGTTGCAGATCGGATTGCTTTGGTCGTCCCTTTAGCTGGTGTTTGCATTCGACTGGGCAACTTAATGAACTCTGAAATGATTGGCACAGCAAGTAGCTTACCTTGGGCCTTTGTGTTTACCCATATCGATACTATCCCCCGGCATCCGGCACAGTTTTATGAAGCCTTATTTTGTCTCCTATTATTCGTATTGTTATATCGTTTGTGGAAGGAAAACAATCTTCGACGTAACAATGGAAACTATTTCGCCTTGCTGTTGGTTTTGCTATTTTCGTTCAGATTTTTAGATGAGTTTTTGAAAATCAATCAAGAGCATTTTGAAGACTCCTTATTCATCAATATGGGACAGCTGCTTAGTATACCCTTTATTCTTATTGGAGCTGGTGTATTTATCTTCAACCGTTTTCAGGAAAAGAATACCAAATTAAAGTAA
- a CDS encoding error-prone DNA polymerase → MGYCELQITSNFSFLEGASHPEELIERAAQLRYHAVAVTDRNSLAGIVRAHIEAKKVGIRLIPACRLDLQDGPSLLAYPTDKEAYGRLSTLLTVGNLRTEKGKCELYKNDVFQYAEGIIFIICPPEKLVVGFELEHSFIEFVQECQQHLQGYLNLGIKKLYRGDDAKLLFRINQLGEQLDLPRVVLGDVYYHVPERRELQDILTCIREKCTIHTAGFHLHPNAERYLKSIPEVERLFRLYPEAVAQSVKIANACRFALDDLKYIYPDELSSHGRTTQEELTYLTWEGAKKRFDGAIPATVRETIQMELDFIERKNYASYFLTVYDYVRFAKEKGILCQGRGSAANSTVCYCLGITSVDPSKYRLLFARFMSDARDEPPDIDVDFEHERREEVIQYIYEKYGRNRAAIVATVTQVRSKGAIRDVGKAMGLSMDAVGRLAGVVSSHWDDDINLERLVEQGFNPEDQHLRKILELTHQYIGFPRQLGQHTGGFVITQGNLHELCPLINARMDNRTNLEWNKDDLEALGFLKVDVLALGMLTCIRKAFDLAKKHYGKELTLADIGAKDDPKVYDMICHADTLGVFQIESRAQMSMLPRLKPREFYDLVIEVAIVRPGPIQGDMVHPYLRRRNKEEAVDYPSTEIQTILEKTLGVPLFQEQAMEIAIVAAGFTPAEADELRRSMATFKAKGQVSTFHKKMVDGMVKKNYTEEFANRVFKQLEGFGSYGFPESHAASFALLVYVSSWLKYYYPDIFAASLLNSQPMGFYQPAQIVIDAQKHGVKVRPIDINHSLWDNTLEGEIGKPHDLRLGLRQIKGFSMEEAAVLTQGRQSAYASITGMMDVGLSLTALEKLADADAFTSLGIDRRQALWEITALADRPIALFEGQPSESIVEGQIELPLLTKSQHVVADYARTSLSIKAHPVSFLRGKLDLLHVVPTAKLGLIKNNILVKICGLITVRQRPGTSKGVLFITIEDDTGFANIVVWSTVFEKYRKEILRAKLLMVAGKIQVEGEVIHVIAERCFDMSGLLKDLTTDGDNAAGIFHKGRNFH, encoded by the coding sequence ATGGGCTATTGTGAATTACAGATAACAAGTAATTTTAGTTTTCTCGAAGGTGCTTCACACCCTGAGGAACTGATCGAAAGGGCTGCTCAATTGAGGTATCATGCTGTTGCAGTAACCGACCGTAATAGCCTTGCTGGGATCGTTCGTGCGCATATCGAGGCTAAAAAAGTAGGTATACGACTTATTCCTGCCTGTCGTTTAGATTTACAGGATGGCCCAAGTTTATTGGCCTACCCAACAGATAAAGAGGCTTATGGTCGACTCTCAACATTGTTAACCGTTGGAAATTTAAGGACCGAAAAAGGAAAATGCGAGTTATATAAAAACGATGTATTTCAATACGCTGAAGGGATTATATTCATTATTTGTCCACCTGAAAAATTGGTCGTGGGGTTTGAGCTTGAACATTCATTTATTGAGTTTGTTCAGGAATGTCAACAGCATCTCCAGGGCTATCTTAATCTAGGAATAAAAAAACTCTATCGTGGGGATGATGCTAAATTATTGTTTCGGATAAATCAGCTGGGCGAACAATTGGATCTCCCGAGGGTGGTACTTGGTGATGTATATTATCATGTCCCTGAAAGGCGTGAATTGCAGGATATTTTAACCTGCATTCGTGAAAAATGTACGATACATACGGCTGGATTTCATTTACATCCTAATGCGGAGCGTTATCTCAAATCAATACCTGAAGTTGAACGCTTGTTTAGGCTGTATCCTGAGGCCGTAGCACAGAGTGTAAAAATAGCCAATGCTTGTCGTTTTGCCCTAGATGATTTGAAGTACATCTATCCAGATGAATTATCATCCCATGGTCGAACGACGCAGGAGGAATTAACTTATTTAACCTGGGAAGGGGCAAAAAAACGATTTGACGGAGCTATTCCAGCAACAGTTCGTGAAACGATTCAAATGGAACTTGATTTTATCGAACGCAAAAATTATGCTTCTTATTTTTTAACTGTATACGATTATGTCCGGTTTGCAAAGGAAAAAGGAATTTTATGCCAGGGACGTGGATCGGCAGCAAATTCTACGGTCTGTTACTGTTTGGGCATTACTTCTGTTGACCCATCAAAATACAGGCTTTTATTTGCACGATTTATGTCCGATGCACGCGATGAACCGCCGGACATAGACGTCGACTTTGAACATGAGCGTCGAGAAGAAGTGATCCAGTATATTTATGAGAAATATGGTCGAAATCGTGCTGCTATCGTAGCAACTGTCACACAGGTACGCTCCAAAGGCGCAATACGTGATGTTGGCAAGGCGATGGGGCTTTCCATGGATGCTGTAGGGCGTTTAGCAGGGGTAGTGAGTAGCCATTGGGACGATGATATCAATTTGGAACGTTTGGTTGAACAGGGCTTTAATCCCGAAGATCAACATTTGCGAAAAATTCTCGAATTGACGCACCAATATATTGGCTTTCCACGTCAATTGGGGCAGCATACGGGCGGCTTTGTTATTACGCAAGGTAATTTGCATGAGCTTTGTCCCTTAATAAATGCCCGCATGGATAATCGGACAAATCTCGAATGGAATAAAGATGATCTTGAGGCACTGGGTTTTCTAAAGGTTGATGTACTTGCTTTGGGGATGTTGACCTGTATACGCAAAGCTTTTGACCTCGCTAAAAAGCATTATGGAAAAGAGCTTACCCTGGCTGATATTGGGGCAAAAGACGATCCAAAGGTTTACGATATGATCTGTCATGCGGATACCTTAGGTGTATTCCAGATCGAAAGCCGGGCCCAGATGTCGATGTTGCCGCGATTAAAACCGCGCGAATTTTATGATCTGGTTATTGAGGTGGCTATCGTACGGCCTGGACCAATACAAGGCGATATGGTGCATCCTTATTTGCGTCGGCGAAATAAAGAGGAAGCTGTCGATTATCCAAGCACAGAGATCCAAACCATTCTTGAAAAAACCTTGGGCGTCCCCCTTTTTCAGGAGCAGGCCATGGAAATTGCCATTGTTGCTGCGGGATTTACACCTGCAGAGGCCGACGAATTGCGCCGAAGCATGGCTACATTCAAAGCCAAAGGGCAGGTGTCGACTTTTCACAAAAAGATGGTCGATGGTATGGTAAAGAAAAACTATACGGAAGAATTTGCAAATCGAGTTTTTAAGCAATTGGAAGGTTTTGGCAGTTACGGTTTTCCAGAGAGTCACGCAGCGTCTTTTGCATTACTGGTGTATGTGTCCTCATGGCTTAAGTATTACTATCCGGATATTTTTGCGGCATCCTTACTCAATAGTCAGCCCATGGGTTTTTATCAGCCCGCTCAAATTGTTATTGATGCACAGAAACACGGGGTAAAAGTACGTCCTATTGATATCAATCATTCCTTGTGGGACAATACCTTAGAAGGAGAAATTGGAAAACCACATGACCTTCGATTAGGCTTACGTCAGATCAAAGGATTTTCAATGGAAGAGGCTGCTGTGCTGACACAAGGTCGGCAGTCTGCTTATGCATCCATTACTGGTATGATGGATGTTGGACTATCTCTTACTGCGTTGGAGAAGTTAGCTGATGCAGATGCCTTTACATCATTAGGTATTGACCGTCGGCAAGCACTTTGGGAAATTACAGCATTGGCGGATCGTCCGATTGCATTATTTGAAGGTCAACCCTCTGAAAGTATAGTAGAAGGACAGATCGAACTGCCATTGCTCACGAAAAGCCAACATGTAGTGGCCGACTATGCAAGAACCTCGCTATCCATTAAAGCACATCCCGTGAGTTTCTTGCGCGGTAAGCTTGATCTACTCCATGTCGTGCCCACAGCAAAATTAGGTCTGATCAAAAATAATATACTCGTGAAAATATGCGGATTGATTACGGTTAGACAACGACCAGGAACCTCTAAAGGTGTTTTATTTATCACCATTGAAGATGATACCGGTTTTGCAAATATTGTCGTTTGGAGTACTGTATTTGAAAAATATCGAAAAGAAATTCTTCGCGCAAAACTCCTGATGGTCGCGGGTAAAATTCAAGTTGAAGGAGAGGTTATTCATGTAATAGCAGAACGATGCTTTGATATGTCAGGTTTGTTAAAAGATCTGACAACCGATGGCGACAATGCTGCAGGTATTTTTCATAAGGGAAGAAATTTTCATTGA
- a CDS encoding Y-family DNA polymerase: MKKRFASLWFRYLKTDWLTVCKPHLQDVPVVLSVAVQGKLIVSACNAFAEQAGIHAGMAIADARAFIPSLKIIKEQAGLAEKLLHSIADWCIRYTPWVSLDEPDGIMLDISGCAHLWGGEATYLTSIVSQFKQHGYTVRMGIADTIGAAWAITHFGSENTIINEQAQSEALFPLHPAALRLEEVQLKRLQSLGLQSIGSFAKMPRSVLRRRFGDSLLLRLDQAMGLEDEFVLPIKANLPYEERLPCLEPICTAHGIELALEELLNKLCKRLSGEGKGLRAAELNCHRVDGKLETISIETNRATAQVKHILQLFAIKIPQIEPALGIELFTLEVSKVEIADPIQENLWNNRIDLKNPTVTELLDRLKSRDANCEISRYVPSAHYWPERSMKIATTLDEVATVDWQMARPRPTRLLKVPERIIVTAPIPDYPPILFRYKGDTYTIRKADGPERIEREWWIDPGEHRDYYAVEDLQGRRFWLYRSGHYDGHTDQWFIHGFFA; this comes from the coding sequence ATGAAAAAAAGATTTGCGTCCCTTTGGTTTCGTTACTTAAAAACAGATTGGCTTACTGTCTGTAAGCCACATTTGCAGGATGTTCCTGTTGTTTTGTCTGTCGCTGTGCAAGGAAAATTAATCGTTAGTGCGTGTAACGCATTTGCAGAGCAAGCGGGGATACACGCAGGTATGGCTATAGCAGATGCACGGGCATTTATTCCATCACTTAAAATCATCAAAGAGCAAGCTGGATTGGCTGAAAAATTACTCCATTCCATAGCAGATTGGTGCATAAGGTATACACCATGGGTTTCATTGGATGAGCCCGATGGAATTATGCTCGATATAAGTGGTTGTGCACATCTTTGGGGTGGAGAGGCAACTTACTTAACAAGTATTGTTTCTCAATTTAAACAACATGGTTATACTGTGCGCATGGGCATTGCTGATACCATTGGGGCCGCATGGGCTATCACACATTTTGGTTCTGAAAATACGATTATAAATGAACAGGCGCAGTCAGAGGCACTTTTTCCCTTGCACCCTGCAGCACTACGATTGGAAGAGGTTCAATTGAAAAGGTTGCAATCGCTTGGACTACAGTCAATAGGAAGTTTTGCAAAAATGCCGCGTTCAGTCTTGCGTAGAAGATTTGGTGACAGCCTATTACTTCGACTGGATCAGGCCATGGGGCTGGAAGATGAATTTGTTCTTCCTATAAAAGCTAATTTACCATATGAAGAGCGATTACCTTGTCTCGAACCCATCTGTACAGCACATGGTATTGAACTGGCGCTGGAAGAGTTATTAAACAAGTTGTGTAAACGTTTGTCGGGAGAGGGGAAAGGATTACGTGCAGCTGAATTGAATTGCCACCGCGTGGATGGGAAATTAGAGACAATCAGCATTGAGACTAATCGTGCTACTGCCCAGGTCAAACATATCCTTCAATTATTTGCCATAAAGATTCCACAGATTGAACCGGCATTGGGGATTGAATTATTTACTTTGGAGGTTTCTAAAGTTGAAATCGCAGATCCTATTCAGGAAAATCTTTGGAACAATAGAATTGACCTCAAAAACCCGACAGTTACCGAACTGTTAGATCGCTTGAAAAGTAGGGACGCCAATTGTGAGATTTCACGCTATGTTCCGTCTGCACATTACTGGCCCGAGCGATCCATGAAAATAGCGACTACACTAGATGAGGTTGCAACTGTTGACTGGCAAATGGCAAGACCACGTCCGACACGATTATTGAAGGTTCCGGAACGTATTATTGTTACAGCTCCCATACCCGATTATCCCCCCATCTTGTTCCGTTATAAGGGAGACACCTATACGATCAGAAAAGCAGATGGCCCCGAACGTATTGAGCGCGAATGGTGGATTGATCCAGGCGAACATCGGGATTACTATGCGGTAGAAGATCTGCAAGGCCGGCGTTTTTGGCTGTATCGTTCGGGGCATTATGACGGGCATACGGATCAATGGTTTATACACGGTTTTTTTGCTTAA
- a CDS encoding response regulator transcription factor, translating to MNTVKILLVEDHMVVRNGIKLLLESQGEFTVIGEASDGAEALSILANGLAPDIILTDINMEHMDGMELLKIISQKYPLVKVVILSMLNQIHYVVEGFEHGLSGYLLKNIGYNELLFGLKHVAEGGRYMSEEISIALLELVSSGQVYRDAGSNIILDLEINDRELEVLELIADGYTNLEIADKIFLSKRTVEGYRQSLIDKTRVKNTAELVKYAFQHGLLKKS from the coding sequence ATGAATACGGTTAAGATACTATTGGTTGAAGATCACATGGTCGTACGGAATGGTATTAAACTACTTTTAGAATCCCAGGGAGAATTTACGGTGATAGGCGAGGCATCTGATGGTGCAGAAGCGCTGTCTATATTGGCGAATGGTTTAGCTCCTGATATTATTTTAACTGATATAAACATGGAGCATATGGACGGGATGGAGCTTTTAAAAATCATCAGTCAAAAATATCCATTGGTCAAAGTTGTGATATTGTCTATGCTAAATCAAATTCATTATGTTGTTGAAGGTTTTGAACATGGTCTTTCAGGCTACCTGTTGAAAAATATAGGTTACAATGAATTACTTTTTGGATTAAAGCATGTCGCTGAAGGCGGACGCTATATGAGCGAAGAAATTAGTATAGCCCTGCTTGAACTAGTTTCTTCCGGTCAAGTTTATAGGGATGCGGGCTCAAATATCATCCTCGATCTGGAAATAAACGATCGCGAGCTAGAAGTATTGGAGTTAATCGCTGACGGTTATACAAATTTAGAAATTGCAGATAAAATCTTTTTGAGTAAGCGTACTGTTGAAGGATATCGGCAGAGCTTGATAGATAAAACAAGGGTAAAAAATACCGCGGAATTAGTAAAATATGCTTTTCAACATGGCTTATTAAAAAAATCATGA
- a CDS encoding sensor histidine kinase — protein MAQLLSCHQSGRQTSRNNAHTEDKALDLTYQDTLLKFLALQDFRDQSIIAKKTTEFAQDRYFNISGYNWIFLAYNYLLDDKIDSIEIALKNLDGKKLSPDLLVLKDYFKIRANFSFNDVTNIGIMEQIIDAKEYALANKSRFSFLFFNLLANANYRRADYNQALKDNESWYHYHPNRSDPHVAQAHQEIKFIQYIELHDFEKLKLTLDSCRYYANKTADSAIIMRMYNLQAQYFFSIGNSRKAVEASQKYFNYLSSSKALNAYAYANLAKNFLNNHQVDSAIYYFNAGLQFIKTHKGKQNKLFYYQNLQLAHALKGDYERAYFTLDSAFQDYKNSKKNIENERINEINTRYETEKKDQAIQLLKTTNAFNHQIMVQQRWIFVILFALIFSIAFFIYYRNKQKLLKNINQRIVAENRQLILEQKTRQNQLNPHFIYNAIANLQGLISSEQKAKANQYLILLSRQIRDILELNREEYISLDQEIKSLKNYILLQQMRYQDVFDFEIESGNLDVDDVMIPPMLIQPFVENAIEHAFKNLNYRGQLQILFNQQADQLHIVISDNGWGMRTDKKDNAHKTSLSQVITKERLELLFTDPKQKAKIEIKPNYKEDKSGYRVEIYIPLVLYFN, from the coding sequence ATGGCACAGTTACTCTCTTGTCATCAAAGTGGCCGTCAGACGTCTAGAAATAATGCGCATACTGAAGATAAGGCACTTGATTTAACCTATCAGGACACATTATTAAAATTTCTCGCTCTACAGGATTTTAGGGATCAATCTATTATAGCAAAGAAGACAACGGAGTTTGCACAGGATAGATATTTTAATATTTCTGGCTATAATTGGATTTTTTTGGCGTATAACTACTTGTTGGATGATAAAATTGATTCAATAGAAATTGCGCTGAAAAACCTTGATGGGAAAAAATTGTCTCCGGATTTGCTTGTTCTGAAGGATTACTTTAAAATAAGAGCTAATTTTAGTTTTAATGATGTGACTAATATTGGCATCATGGAACAAATTATCGATGCGAAAGAATATGCATTAGCAAATAAAAGTAGGTTTAGTTTTCTTTTTTTTAATCTATTGGCCAATGCAAATTATCGCCGCGCTGATTATAACCAGGCACTCAAAGATAACGAGTCGTGGTATCATTATCATCCCAACAGATCCGACCCACATGTTGCACAGGCCCATCAGGAGATTAAATTTATACAGTATATTGAATTGCATGATTTTGAGAAATTAAAATTAACATTAGATAGCTGCAGATATTATGCAAATAAAACGGCTGATTCTGCTATTATTATGCGCATGTATAATTTACAGGCGCAGTATTTTTTTAGCATAGGTAATAGTCGAAAAGCAGTAGAGGCATCCCAAAAGTATTTTAATTATTTATCTTCAAGCAAGGCGCTCAATGCCTATGCGTATGCGAATTTGGCAAAAAATTTTTTGAATAATCATCAAGTGGACTCGGCCATCTATTATTTTAATGCGGGATTACAGTTTATCAAAACGCATAAAGGCAAGCAAAATAAATTGTTTTATTATCAAAATCTACAATTAGCACATGCGCTAAAAGGAGATTATGAACGGGCCTATTTTACGTTGGATTCGGCTTTTCAGGATTATAAAAATAGTAAAAAAAATATCGAAAATGAGCGAATAAACGAGATCAATACACGATATGAAACTGAAAAAAAAGATCAGGCTATTCAGCTTTTAAAAACAACAAATGCCTTCAACCATCAGATTATGGTCCAACAGCGTTGGATTTTTGTTATTTTATTTGCGCTGATCTTTAGTATTGCATTCTTCATTTATTATCGGAATAAACAAAAGCTGTTGAAAAATATTAATCAGCGTATAGTTGCCGAAAACAGACAATTAATTTTAGAGCAAAAGACACGACAAAACCAGCTTAATCCCCATTTTATTTATAATGCTATAGCTAATTTGCAAGGTCTGATCAGTAGTGAACAAAAAGCAAAAGCAAATCAATATCTCATCCTGTTGTCCCGTCAAATTCGTGATATACTCGAATTAAATAGGGAGGAGTATATTTCTTTGGATCAAGAAATTAAATCATTAAAGAATTATATACTTTTACAGCAGATGCGCTATCAAGATGTATTTGATTTTGAAATTGAGAGCGGTAATTTGGATGTCGACGATGTCATGATTCCCCCCATGTTGATTCAGCCGTTTGTTGAAAACGCTATTGAACATGCTTTCAAAAATTTAAATTATCGCGGACAGTTACAAATTCTTTTTAATCAGCAAGCAGATCAATTGCATATTGTTATCAGTGATAATGGTTGGGGAATGCGCACAGATAAAAAGGATAATGCGCACAAGACATCTCTTTCACAGGTGATTACCAAAGAGCGTCTTGAACTCTTATTTACTGATCCAAAGCAAAAAGCAAAGATTGAAATAAAACCCAATTATAAAGAGGATAAAAGTGGATATCGTGTAGAAATTTATATCCCACTTGTTTTATATTTTAATTAA